The following nucleotide sequence is from Drosophila kikkawai strain 14028-0561.14 chromosome 2L, DkikHiC1v2, whole genome shotgun sequence.
AGGCTAATACGGGAGACCAATGACAAGGGTTGGCCCCGAAAAGTTGCCAAATTAACTAAAACAAATGGTCCGGAGATTGCATTTCACAGCCAGCGCAGAGAATTCATTAATTGTGCAATTTAATTCCTAGACGGGTTTTTACTGTGTCTGTTTCAGTGGCTGTGTGCAAACAACAAATGGCCAACGCTGCTTTTTTGGCAGCCATTCAAAATGGCCAACAATTATTTGATATTTGATTTCGCCTCTCTCTCCGTTCTGGCGCTTCTccacgctgcgtatacgtaatggaTGTAAGAACATTTTAGTTGTAGCTCGCACACGCCTTGACAATTTCCTTTCTCGATTCCCCTCGAATTCGCAACAATTTTTCAATGCCACCgcgtgtatctgtgtgtgagCGAGTACTTCTGCCATTTGAAAGTATTATTTGTTGCTTTTGACCATACTCACTCTTCATAGCGCACAAAGTGATTTAGTATTTCTTTTCGGTCCCGTGCCCCAGCCCGTGTTTGTGTGGCTCTTCTGTCGATAAAAGCAATCAAAGCTTGATTTATTGTCCTCACCAGTTTCCGACAGGCCGCGGGGCAGAGTTTGCCCCGAATTGGTCGACAATAGCAGAGAAATGTGTTGAAGGGAATCCatgaatgaataaataaatgcatggGCAAGAAATGTCCAGGATCTGGCTGGGCATTACATGATAGTATTTGTGTAATATTTACAAGAGTTTCTGACAGGCAAAAgatgtaaataatttatggGAGAAGAAATTAAACTCAAGTTttcgtttaatttattttatttggaattGTTAAGGTTTTACAGAAATTGAAATATCACTAAATTCTTTTAGTAGTTTAGTGTttaatttagaattatttttagCTGAATGCTAAAAGCTAAATGAGTTCAAAACAAAActcttttaaaaccatttcaattattttgctaGATTTTTCATTGGAAAATCACAATCCAGTTAGTACATTTTCTGGTTAAAATCCTTTTTCGCTTCATAGTCACTAAACCGGTActgcaaaatatttgatttcCTCTTGAAAATTCCAACGCTATTCGTTTTTTCCTCGGATTTTCCCGTTTTCATTGTTGAGGTTTCCTGTGGCTGCCTGAGTTATTTCCTCGTTTACAGTTAAGCGGTCACAAACACATACTCgtacacacccacacacatacatccATCGACATGCAACAATTGCCCCCGCCAAATGCCGACGgtcaacaaaaaaacaacaagaatcACACACAACAGGGAGCACCAACAAAGCCTTATTGATTTTTGACTTGAATGCGGTTTATAAAACGCGGCAATACTCTTGGTACAGGAATCATACAGGAAAgcaaaaagtttatttttaatattcattttgGGTTTATTAAAGTCCAATATGtcttgaaaaataaagagTCTTAGAAGAATTATAAAAAGTAAGAGTCAAGTTTGAAAGGATTTGGTTGTGGTTTGGTTCCAACAAACGTTCCattaaaaacttgaaaaaaaaagctatatcatattttattttcatgatTTATGAATTTCCTATTAGGGCATCTAATCTTCAACTTTTCAAATACAACTTTCCTCCTCGTTTGTTCATTGTTAGAGCCAATCACAATGGCGTTGAGAGGGGTGACAGGATCAGACAGCAGAGCCGGCGACTGCATTCAAGCTCAGGACATTTACACAAATACATATTTAGGTGCGTCCTGTTTGTGTGTATCCGTGTTAGCCGCTTTAAATGGCCTGGAAAATCAGCCGGAGTGGCAGACAAAATTTAGTTAGAGAACCGAAAAAGTCCTGGCCAACTTTCGCATGGCACTCGAGAGGGCGAACTGCTTAAAAGGCATATTAACAATCGACACGCAGATCGAGGGGCTAAAGGGAACAACGAGCAGTGTTAAGGCAAAGTTGAAATGCACAATTTACTGGAGGCTGGCAGGCTGGAAATGGAATCGGGCAGAAGCAGAAGCCGGATTAAGGACGAATGTGATGGGGCAGGAGGCGGGGAGGCGGGAGATGCCACCAACAAAAGCCGGCTAACAAGCAGGGGGCAACAAAAATgataaagtaaaacaaaatgaGCAACACTTGACGGCGACGGCAAGAAAATAAGAGAGTTAAAAAAGTTAACTCAAGTTtcgcttatttattttagttgtgCGACGCCCGAAATACACTTTGGGAATTCAATTAGCATTTCGTTTGAGTTATCAGTTCTTGTCACCCAATTAAAGCCGACTCttgattatatttttcccCCTGGGACATTTAGCATGTATTGTTAACCGGAAATTACAGATTAGTCACAGCGTTTCCTAATTTGATTTATCAATTGATTAATTGCTCTTAAGGCAAACCTTTCGATGGGATTAATAGGcaatgaatattaaattaaatattaccaattagtttcatttcattgcatagcatattttaaatatttattagctAAGCGATTTATCCACAAACAAATATgccatttataaattatgcatAACTAATGGTCTAATTGATTCTTTAATTAAGCTGCATGTTCTTATTTGAAAGGTATGGGTAAATATATGGCAACAggtaaaagatttttaaataatttataactcTAATTGTATTCTTAGAgaggtttaatatttaatttttattttataagaaaatttcaattttaaataggttaattaatttgatttatttaacatttataatATTCCCTTAGAATATTTCCATTCCTCTTGCTATATCATCTTCTCATAGTGTGTAACCAAATTCCAGAGTAAAAAGGTGCTACTACTACCTCACATTGGAGTCCGTTGCAGGCGCCATCCTTCAACCCCAGTGTCTGCGAAAATACGAGTTTTCCTCGTGTTTGTGTGCGGGCAGAGTGTTTCTGTCTGTTTGTGTTAATGACAAGTGTTTTCATGTTGTATATTTTCCTCCTCagcttttctcatttttttcttttttttcgtatgCGTCGCGTAATGACAAGGAGGATGTCGATGAGTATAATGACAACATcaatgctgatgatgatgggaaTGAGTCCTGAGAGaaggatgtggatgtggagcCAGTAGAAGCTTAAAGTGCTTGTTAGGCGCTTTTTTGTTGTCACCATTTCTTTCACCTCATGGAGTCAAGAAAAAGGGTATGTGGTAAGATAAAAAAAGGGTAGAGAAAGTAAGCTATTGGTTTATAAtgatacaaataataatttaggGCTTATTGCAAGGTTGTATACAAAGAAAGTTTGCTAGAATCTTTAAAACGttaagtaattttaattacaattttattttcattaaaatttcattatttttagtGATAATGTAGACgaaatagaatttaaatttaattagaaatatttaaaaataaattccaacTAAATCTGTTTCTAAAGTGTTAAACtaagatttatattttaaagtagaCAACACATTCTCCTACAGGTCCTTGCCGGGTATCACATAGTCTAGAAATCGTCTGTGTCAATAATTTTCGTTCTATTTTGCTGCCCCATTGATGACAATGAcaatgacgatgacgatgccGATGATAATGATGGAGGcgatgatgctgatgatgtTGATGGGGCTGTCAATGCGGAATTGAGCTGCGACATAAACACGTTGTCAAATCGAACGCGTGAGTGCTCACGTGCCCGCAAAGCAGAACGGCTCTGTGAGTTGGGGGCGGAAAAACTGGATAAATGGGCAGGCAGTTCAGCCGGGTTAGCACGTGCTTCTGACTGCTCCAGGTTCTTTGTCAATAGATTGGCATACAATCCACTTCCTGGTTGCGCCAACCTGCTCTGCCACTGCCTGATGAAAATCTGCCATTAATGTGATTTATGACAGATTTCTGCTCTGCCActtgtaatttatatttattacccGCCGTATTTTGCCTATTCTGCCACTGTCTATGCTTCTAGAAGGTCCTGCGACAAATCCGCAGCTGTCACAGAGCCAAGACAAGTAGATCCCTGGGGTGATTTTTTCCAGCAGATTTTTCTCTAACTCCCCAGAAGGGCGCGGCTCTTGTTTTATCACacttttggccataaataatatatatttttgacttGATGAAGGTGAAATATAGTCCtgaagaaattaatttagattGAATAATGCGCTCGAATATCAGGAGTCTCGCAGTACTCATcgatttaatattatttcactTCAACttttcacttcaaaattttacaagaatttaaactttaatttatataattaatacagtttctttgttaaatataataattatcagTTAAAACCTAAAAGTGTTCATATTCACTTAATTTGAGCATCAGTACGCGCAGTTTCCTGGCCTCCAGGCCAATGGTCAGGGGCTCCTCCGGCACCTGCTCGGTGGCAGCAAAAATATTGGCCGGCGTAAAAAGCCCGTAGGCCTCACAGTAGCGCAGGAAGTTGAGCACCTCCTGAACGGTGGCATATGGCAGGATTATGTTCTGCTTGGCCATGCCGGTGAGTAGCCCCAGGATGCAGCGTTTCACGTGCAGCCAGGTATCAGCATACAGCCTATTCCCCGAGCCGCCCTCGAGAGCATGAGCGATGCGGGACAGTCCGAACTCGTAGTTGGACTTGGCGCAGTAGAGAGTGCCCACCACCAGATTGACTATGCACAAGTGGTGATACTGCTTGCCCAGGTTGCCCTTTAGCTCCTCGGCCTTCTCCACCTTGCGCATTAGCTCTTCGGCCTCCTCGTTTTGGAATGTCATGATGTAGGACACGCACAGGTTGGCAAGAACCGCAGCCGAAACGGACATGATCTGGTTGGGAAAATGGTCAAAGGGTTTGGGGATTATAATTGGGAACTGGTTGGATGGGTATAAGAGAGTTTTACGGACTAAGGAATACCTTGATTTCAGTGGTTACTTGGGggaatttcaattgaattatTACTTGATTATTGGGAATAAAGGGtaggatattttaaaataaatactaaatgtGATTCATTCAACTTTCTGAAtggaaaaaactgaaaataattgCTATTGTGTCATACAAACGGACGTGACTTGATCTACTCTATTGTCGACCCTCATTTTGATATATAAAAACCCTTCCTTCAGACTATATACTCATCAAAAATCGAGGTATTCCGATTGGAAATAACTGTGAAAGAGCATTGTTGGCCATTATCTTACATCGTCTGAGTGCTGGCGCACAATGGGCTCGTAAAAGGCCGCTGCCTCGTTGTATTTGTCTCCCTGCATGAACAGCACATGTCCTGCGTTCAGTCGCCAAATGGAGTTCTCCGAACAGAATTCGGCGCTCGAATGGAACTCCCTTTCGGCTCCCACAAAGTCGTCATCCCGCCAGGAGATCCAGGCTCGAGCCATCACCACAGGCAGATAGCTTTAAATAGAAAGATTTTTGCAAACGAAAGAAAAAAGTTCCACTCGAAAATACTCACAGTTCCAGTGCCTGTTCGTAGTCCTTGAGGGCATCCCTGAGTGCCTGCTGTTCGTTGGTGGCCCTCACCTCCTGGACCTTGGCGGCCAAACTGCGCAGCTTGCCGGCTAAACTGGAGGCCAGGGTGCCCAGCTTCTTCTCGGCCAGCTCGGCGCTGGTCTGTGCGGTTATAAGGGCATCCAGAAGCTCGTACAGATACTGCGAGAGGTACTTGTACGTGAGGTCCGTGTGCTCTGCCAGGATATCAGCGGCAGTCTCGTACAGTTCGTGTCGGCAGCAGATCAGCAGGATGTTTGCGAAGGTCTCCTTGGGACAGGAGGGAGCACCCAGCTGCAGCAGAAAGGCCAGCTTCCGTAGACCCGCCACGGGACCCTGAACATCGGTGAGGGCCATGTTATGCAAGGTGACCGGATCCAGTTCGCTTTCAGCTCGCGGGGGTAGATCCAAGAGCGCATCCCTGGCCGCCTCCTCGTTGCCATCCTGAAACTCGATGGCGGCCTTTAGATTCAGTGCCTGGGTAATGCCGGACACGGCCATGGTGATGGGATTGCCCACGCTCCGGGCACTGCCATCGGTGTCCACCTGGGCGCCAATGCCCAGCTCCGGATGGTTCCGCATTCCGCGCTCCACAATCTCTGAGGTGTAGTCCAGGGCCTGGGCCCGCTGCTTCCGCTGAAAGTGGGCCAGGGCCACATTGTAGGCCACCAGGGGGTTGAAACCGCCGACTTGGAGGGCGGCCTGGAACCGCTGAACCGCTGCCTCGTGCTGGTCTGCCTGGAACAGTAGGCATCCTTCATCGTTGAGGGTATCTGCCGTGCCACCGGCTCGCTGGTTGAGCAGGCTCTGGGCCCCGGCAAAGTCCTCGCTGGAATAGAGAATCGCACTCTGTAGCTGCAGGCACTGCTCCCGCAGCTCGTCCTCCTGGTCTCCTATTTGCTTGAGCACCCGCAGAGCTTCAGCGAAGATGCCAGCCTGATAGAGCGATTGGGCGTAGTAGAATCTGAAAAGGATTTTTGT
It contains:
- the Ttc30 gene encoding tetratricopeptide repeat protein 30 homolog, which produces MLHQGIILREGHVTRTIYNLIKDKRYEDVIECITSFGEAANTRAGLSTLGHCYYHAQKYEEAATCYEQLCQLVPKEAKYRFYYAQSLYQAGIFAEALRVLKQIGDQEDELREQCLQLQSAILYSSEDFAGAQSLLNQRAGGTADTLNDEGCLLFQADQHEAAVQRFQAALQVGGFNPLVAYNVALAHFQRKQRAQALDYTSEIVERGMRNHPELGIGAQVDTDGSARSVGNPITMAVSGITQALNLKAAIEFQDGNEEAARDALLDLPPRAESELDPVTLHNMALTDVQGPVAGLRKLAFLLQLGAPSCPKETFANILLICCRHELYETAADILAEHTDLTYKYLSQYLYELLDALITAQTSAELAEKKLGTLASSLAGKLRSLAAKVQEVRATNEQQALRDALKDYEQALELYLPVVMARAWISWRDDDFVGAEREFHSSAEFCSENSIWRLNAGHVLFMQGDKYNEAAAFYEPIVRQHSDDIMSVSAAVLANLCVSYIMTFQNEEAEELMRKVEKAEELKGNLGKQYHHLCIVNLVVGTLYCAKSNYEFGLSRIAHALEGGSGNRLYADTWLHVKRCILGLLTGMAKQNIILPYATVQEVLNFLRYCEAYGLFTPANIFAATEQVPEEPLTIGLEARKLRVLMLKLSEYEHF